One Nocardia huaxiensis genomic window, AAACCCTTGGGCGACGTGCTCACAATGAATACGGTATCGCCCTGAGGCCCGAATCGAAGCCGAATCGGAGCGGGTGCACCGTCGCTGTCAATCCAGGAACCGCAGCCTGGAGGGCTCGCCCTTGCCCAGGGCCGCCGCGTGGGCGGCAACATTCAAGCCAGCACTCAGCGACTGCCCCGCGTTCAGTCGTGCCACGAGCGCGGCCTCCGCTGTCTTGACGGCCGCAGCCGCATCGAGCAGGCGGTCGGCCTGTTCGGGGTCGAGCACGATGATCCCCTCGTCGTCGGCCAGGATGAGATCACCCGGATCCACTCGAATACCGCCGCAGGTCACCGGAATTCGGAGCTCGCCCGGTGCGGCGGTGGCGCCCGCCATGGGAGTGACGAAGCGGCTGTAGATCGGCAGCGGGCAGTCCCGCACATAGCCGATATCCCGGTATCCGCCGTCGACGATGATGCCCGCGAGCCCGCGCACCAGGGCGCCGCGCGCGAAAAGCTCACCGGCATAAGCCAGTTCCGCACCGCCGCCGTCGACCACGATGACCGCTCCGGGTTCGGCTTCCTCGATGGCCCGCAGCACGCCGAAGAAGTCTCCGCGGCAGCGCACCGTGAATGCCGGTCCGAGGATGCGGGTTTGGGCCGAGCGCGGCCGAATCGCACTGTCCATCACCCGAATCGACTTGTCCGCATCACAGATGGCCGTGGTGTCCACCGCCTCGAACTTCGCAACCAACCGGTCGATCCCCATGCGTGACGCCCCTTCCCGAGCCTGACTCGACGGTTTCCGGACCCCCTGTGGCGGTCCGAGGTTAGCCTGAAACGGCACCGATCATCGCAACTCAGGAACGAGTCGAGCCATGGTGAGTCTGTTCGAGTTCGCCGGCGGCACCGAAGCCCTGCACCGCCTGGAGGAGATCTTCTACGACAAGGCCCTCGCCGACCCCGTCCTGCGCCCCCTCTTCCCCGCCCGCGTCCCCACCCACGTCGACCACCTCACCTGGTTCACCGCCGAATCCTTCGGCGGCCCAGCCCGTTTCACCCGAGAACTGGGCTTCGCCCACATCATCGACGTCCACCGCGGCCTGAAAATCACCGACGAACAACGCCGGCGCTTCGTCGACGTCTACCTCTCCGCCCTCGACGAGGCCGGCCTCCCCGAAGACGAGAAGTTCCGCTCCGCCATCCGCGAACACGTCGAATTCGGAGCCCAGGTAGCCCAGCAGAACTCCCACGCCGAATCCGACGAAGACCTCCACCCCCTCCGCGAGGTCCCGCACTGGACCTGGTGACTTCAGCTATCCCAGTTCCCGGCGCGAGCAGCCTCCCGCGTCACCGGAGCAGGGCGTGGCACAGGGTGTCGGCCAGCCATGCGGTGATCTCGTCGGCGGTCCAGCCTCGGTCCTGGAGGAACCAGCGGGGCTCGTTGGAGTTCAGTGCGCAGAGGATGTCGGCGGCCTTGTCCACCTCGAGGCCCTCGCGCAGCCAGCCCGCGTCGCGCCAGTGCCGAACCCACATGACGCTTCCGGCCCGGCGTTCCTCATCGATTGTGCGGGCGAAGGACGACAGCGCGGCGTCGGTGTCGCGCGAGGCCAGCAGCACCCGCAGCAGCGGATCGACCCGCGCTGAGATCATCTGGGCCAGTTCGGCATAGGCGGTCATGGCCTCGACGGGACCAGGGGCGGCGACCACCGCCTGCGCCTCCGGCCGCTGCGCGAGCGGCACCTGTTCGTCGTCGCCGACCAGCATGGTGTCGTACACCGCTTTCAGGAGTCCGGCTTTGCCGCCGAAGGCTTTGTAGATCGTCTCCTGCGATACCCCGGCCTCCTCGGCGATGTGCCTGATGGTGGTGCCGGTGAACCCGTGCTTCACGAATGACGTACGCCCTGCGGTGAGCACCCGTGCTCGCGTCGCTCGCGCCGATGCGGTGCGGGCGCTGTTGTCGTAGGCCACCTGATCTCCGGGTCGGTAGGGGGTTGCGCGGCATTTGGGTACAGCCTACTGTATTCATTAATTACAGTTCACTGCATCGAAAGGTTCGGCCATGTCCACCACTGTTTCGCGGATCGATATGGCCGATCTCGCCGAACGCGCGATTCACGCTGTCCTCGCGGGAACCGTTGCCGACCTCGCGACGCTCGTCCATACCGGCGCCGTCAATCGGGAGGCCAGCGCCGAGCCGCCTGCGACTCGCGGCGCCGGGCCGACGGCTTTCCACGCGACCGGGGAATGGCTGCGCGCGGCGTTCAGCGAGCTCGCCTGGACCACCGAGCGTGAGGTCGTCGAGGGCGAGCTCGTCGTCACCTATGGGACGCTCTCGGGTCGCCACACGGGTGACTTCGTCGTCTGGACCCCGGACGGCAGCGTCGAGCGGGCGTTCGCGCCGACCGGCAGGACCTTCACCATTCGACAGGTCCACTTCCAGCGGATCGCCGACGGACTGGTCCTCGAACACTGGGCGGTTCGCGACGACCAGGGCATGGCTGTGCAGCTCGGCTGGATTCCGCCCACCCCCGGCTTCCTGCTGCGCTGTCACCGGGCCACGAAGCGAGCACGCCGCGCCGCGCGGGTCTGACCGCGAGACCGGCATGACCGACTTCGACATTGTGGCGCTGACCGCTCCGGCCGCGCTCGTCCATCGGGTCATCGAACCGCTGCTGGACGAGTACGTGCGCTGGGTAGTGGATGAAATGGCCACGCGTGGTGTGGAATTCGACGACCACGCCGCCGTGGTGGAGCGTCACCAGCACGCCTTTCGCGCGAAGCTGCCCGACCTGCTCGGGCCACGCGGGCGGCTGCTGGTCGCGTACACCGGCGGCGACGCGGTCGGCCTCTGCGCGCTCGAACCGATCGACGCCACCGTCGCCGAGATCAAACGCACCTATGTACGCCCCGCCGCCCGGCGCGCCGGCATCGCCCGGACCATGCTCGAACAGCTGCTTACAGACGCGACCGCCCTCGGATACCGGACCGCGCGACTGGAAACCGCCAGGTTCATGACCGAAGCGAATAACCTCTATCTCACACTGGGATTCACCGATATCCCGATCTTCGACACCGCAGAGGCCCGCCTGTCCGGATTCGAGCCCCAGGTGAGATTCATGCAACGACACCTTCTCGATGATCGGTGATCCATGAATTCCTCCGTAGTCTCCACGGCACTGCCACCGGCACTGGCCGTGATCATGTTCGGGCTCGGGCTCTCGCTCACCGTGGCCGATTTCGCCCGCGTCACCCGCGCCCCGAAGGCCGTCGCCATCGCGTTGACCTGCCAGGTGCTGGTATTGCCCGCGGTGGCTTTCGTCCTGGTGGGACTGTTCGATCTGCCACCGTTGCTCGCGGTGGGCATGATGCTGCTCGCCGCCTCCCCCGGCGGCGCGACCGCGAATCTGTTCAGCCATCTGTTCCGGGGCGATGTGGCGCTCAATGTCACGCTGACCGCGGTCAATTCACTGCTGTGTGTGGTCACGGTGCCGCTGGTGACCAACCTGGCGATCGACCGCTTCGCCCACGACCAGGCCGCCGAACTGGGCTTGCAGTTCGGCAAGACCATGCAGGTGATCGCGATCGTGCTCGTGCCCGTGCTGATCGGGATGTGGGTGCGCCGACGCGCACCGGGTTTCGCGGCCACCATGGATCGTCCGGTCCGCATCGCCTCGATCGGGATCCTGGCGACTCTCGTGTTCGCGGCCATGCTCGCCGACCGCTCCGCGCTGGGCGGATACTTCCTCGACGTCGGCGCTGTCGCCGCGCTGTTCTGTGTGCTCAGCCTCGGCATCGGATACCTCGTGCCGCGCGGCTTCGGCATCGCCGCACCGCAGGCGATCGCCTCGTCGATGGAGATCGGCATCCACAACAGCGCCGTCGCGATCACGCTGGCCGTCAGCGTCCTCGACAGCCCTCGCATCGCGGTGCCGGCCGCGGTGTACGCGGTGCTCATGACACCGCTGGCGGCCCTCGCCGGGACCGTCATCACGCGCACCCGCCTTGGCGCACAACGCGAGCCGGCCCCGTCGTCGCCGGGTGGGCCGGCATGAGAATCCTGTTCAGCGGGCACCCCGCGCACGGCCACCTCACCCCGATGCTGCCCTTGGCCACCGCCGCGCTCGAAGCCGGACACGAGGTCGTGGTCGCCACGGGACCCGATCACGCGCGCCGACTGCGCGACCACGGCCTGGGCACGTGGGCGGTCGGCCCGACCTTCGCGCAGGCCAGGGCGCTGCGCCTGGCCGCGCATCCCGGCATCGACGGCATCGCACCCGCCGAGCAGATGGCCGCCGATATCCACGCGCTGTTCGGCGCCGCCTCGGCGCAGCGCGTCCAACAGCTCGGCCCGCTCATGCGACGGTGGCAGCCGCATCTGGTCGTCCACGGGCCCGTGGAGTTCGCGGCGCCGGTCGTCGCCGCAGCCCTCGGAATCCCTCGCGTCGTCCACGGCCTCGGGCTGACTCCCGTTGCGCCCCAGCGTGTTCTGCTCGAGGACGCCAGTCGGCCCAGCATCGATCGCTGGGGCGCAACGATATCCGCGACGGCCCTGTTCGACAGCACCTACCTCGACCTGTGTCCGGCGAGCCTGCGCATTCCGGGCGCCACCCCCGCATTCGCCGACAGTCTCGCGCTGCGACCGGCGGTCGTATCCGGTCCCGGGCCGGAGCTCGCGCTCCCCGATGGCGTCGTGCACCTGACGCTCGGCACCGTATTCCACGACGCACCGCACCTCCTGCGCGAATGCCTGCGCGGGTTGCGGGAATTGGATATCGATGTGGTGCTGACCCTCGGCCCCGGACTCGATCCGCGAATCCTCGGCGAGCAGCCACCTCGGGTGCACATCGCCGAATATGTTCCGCATGACGCGCTGCTCCCCCGATGCCGCGCCGTCATCCACCACGGCGGAGCCGGAACCATGTTCGCCGCCTTCGCGCACGCCCTGCCCCAGCTGATCCTGCCGCAGGGCGCCGACAACTTCCTCAACGCCGCGGCCGCGGTCCGTACCGGCGCAGCACTGAGTCTCGCGCCGGAGGCGGTCACCGCGTCCGCTATCGCCGACGCGACCGCTCGGCTACTCGACGACTCGCGGTTCCGCACCGCCGCCGTGGCCGTGGGCCGGGATATCGCCGAAATGCCGTCCGCCGCCGAACAACTGAGCACTCTCATCAGCCGGGTTCGCTGCTGACCGCCCCGGAATCTCGAGCCACCGAGCCGCCGCCTCGAACGTATCGCCCGGCGTGCGGTTGAATGCGATCGCGGCCCCCGGCGCACACCGCCGCACCACGTTCACGATCTCTTCGAACAACAACAGTTGCTCGTCGCCTCGCACCCCGCCGCCGATCACCACGCACTCCCACGCCCGGGCCCCCGCCGCAGCAGCCACAACCGCCCCCACGTCATCGCTGCCATCGAGCCCGAACAAACACGTCTCCACCCCCACCCCGTGCTCGGCGAACCGCGCGATCCCCGCCTCGATCGCCGCAACCACCGGCTCCGGATCCCAGGGCCCGGGAACCCGCCGCGGATCCAAGCCGATAACCAGCACCCGAGGCGACAACCCAGCCGTGTCCACGTTCGCGATCCTAATGCTCGTAGGCAGCCGTGTGCCCGCTCGAGCCGGAGGCGGTGGCGATGCGAAGGTCGCGGCGGCGGACGACGACGAGATGGGGTGCGAGGGCGTGGATGCCGCGGATGCGGAAGGCCCTTGTCGAGTTGCGCAATGTGGCGCGGGCGATGTCGCGAAGGGTGGGGCGGGAGGCGTCGGTGCAGCGGATGAGGGTCAGGCCGCACATCAGCTGGCCGAGGCTGGCGCCGAGAAGGCTCGGGAGCAGGAAGTACTGGACGAATGCCAGCAACAGCAGGAGTGCGTAGGCACTGAATATCGAGGGCGTCTGGTCGGGTCCGGATCTGTTGATCAGGCCCCAGAGGGCTGCGGCGACAATGCCGAAGATCAGGATCAGGTCGGTGATACCGGCCAGCAGGCTGCGTAGTCGGCGCGGCGAGGGGAACCGTGGATCGCCCTCGGCCCCAAGATAATCGACTGAATTCCGCATCGCGCCGCGTGGTGCGCCCCCACCGAAGATCACGGCGCCATCATGGCATATCCGGAGGTCGGTGAATGACGAACCGCCGCTGAGCCATTCGCGGCTCGGCGGCGGTTCATGGTCGGAAAAGGGGTCAGGCCCAGCCGAAGAGGGTGTGGCCGATGGTGTCCCAGCCGAGGACGGAGTCGACGGCCAGGCCGCAGAAGACCACGGCGAGGTAGTTGTTGGACTGCAGGAACAGGCGCAGGGGTTTCACCGATTCGCCGCGGCGCACACCGGAATACAGCTGGTGCGCCATCAGCAGGAACCAGGCGCCTGCCACCAGGGCGGTGGCGGCGTAGATGACACCGGAGGCGGGGACCAGGGCGAAGGTCGCCAGGACCGTGAGCCAGGTGTAGATGACGATCTGCTTGGTGACCGCCTGCTCGGTGGCGACCACGGGCAGCATGGGGACGCCCGCGGCGCGGTAGTCCTCCTTGTAGCGCATGGCCAGCGCCCAGGTGTGCGGCGGCGTCCAGAAGAAGATGACCAGGAACAGCACGATCGACGGCCAGCCGATGGTGCCGGTCACCGCGGACCAGCCGACCAGCACCGGCATGCAGCCCGCCGCGCCGCCCCACACCACGTTCTGGGAGGTGCGGCGCTTCAACCCGAGGGTGTAGACGAAGACATAGAAGAGGATGGTCGCCACGACCAGCGCGCCGCTGAGCAGATTCGCCTGCCACCACAGCCACGCGAAGGACGCCACGCCCAGCGCCACGCCGAAGACGAAGGCATTGCGGGTCGGCACCGCCTCGCGGGCCAAGGGCCGCTTGGAGGTTCGCTTCATCACCTTGTCGATGTCGGCGTCGGCGACACAGTTGAGTGTGTTCGCGCTCGCCGCGCCCATCCAGCCACCGAAGAGGGTGGCCAGGATGAGGCGGATGTCGACGTGGCCGCGGTCGGCCAGCAGCATGGTGGGGATGGTCG contains:
- a CDS encoding TetR/AcrR family transcriptional regulator, whose translation is MAYDNSARTASARATRARVLTAGRTSFVKHGFTGTTIRHIAEEAGVSQETIYKAFGGKAGLLKAVYDTMLVGDDEQVPLAQRPEAQAVVAAPGPVEAMTAYAELAQMISARVDPLLRVLLASRDTDAALSSFARTIDEERRAGSVMWVRHWRDAGWLREGLEVDKAADILCALNSNEPRWFLQDRGWTADEITAWLADTLCHALLR
- a CDS encoding GNAT family N-acetyltransferase → MTDFDIVALTAPAALVHRVIEPLLDEYVRWVVDEMATRGVEFDDHAAVVERHQHAFRAKLPDLLGPRGRLLVAYTGGDAVGLCALEPIDATVAEIKRTYVRPAARRAGIARTMLEQLLTDATALGYRTARLETARFMTEANNLYLTLGFTDIPIFDTAEARLSGFEPQVRFMQRHLLDDR
- a CDS encoding ester cyclase: MSTTVSRIDMADLAERAIHAVLAGTVADLATLVHTGAVNREASAEPPATRGAGPTAFHATGEWLRAAFSELAWTTEREVVEGELVVTYGTLSGRHTGDFVVWTPDGSVERAFAPTGRTFTIRQVHFQRIADGLVLEHWAVRDDQGMAVQLGWIPPTPGFLLRCHRATKRARRAARV
- a CDS encoding glycosyltransferase, encoding MRILFSGHPAHGHLTPMLPLATAALEAGHEVVVATGPDHARRLRDHGLGTWAVGPTFAQARALRLAAHPGIDGIAPAEQMAADIHALFGAASAQRVQQLGPLMRRWQPHLVVHGPVEFAAPVVAAALGIPRVVHGLGLTPVAPQRVLLEDASRPSIDRWGATISATALFDSTYLDLCPASLRIPGATPAFADSLALRPAVVSGPGPELALPDGVVHLTLGTVFHDAPHLLRECLRGLRELDIDVVLTLGPGLDPRILGEQPPRVHIAEYVPHDALLPRCRAVIHHGGAGTMFAAFAHALPQLILPQGADNFLNAAAAVRTGAALSLAPEAVTASAIADATARLLDDSRFRTAAVAVGRDIAEMPSAAEQLSTLISRVRC
- a CDS encoding group II truncated hemoglobin, with translation MVSLFEFAGGTEALHRLEEIFYDKALADPVLRPLFPARVPTHVDHLTWFTAESFGGPARFTRELGFAHIIDVHRGLKITDEQRRRFVDVYLSALDEAGLPEDEKFRSAIREHVEFGAQVAQQNSHAESDEDLHPLREVPHWTW
- a CDS encoding heme o synthase is translated as MRIGQQPGGAHGSTGTVLADRVTGNGVLSTAARRVLAYIALTKPRVIELLLVATIPTMLLADRGHVDIRLILATLFGGWMGAASANTLNCVADADIDKVMKRTSKRPLAREAVPTRNAFVFGVALGVASFAWLWWQANLLSGALVVATILFYVFVYTLGLKRRTSQNVVWGGAAGCMPVLVGWSAVTGTIGWPSIVLFLVIFFWTPPHTWALAMRYKEDYRAAGVPMLPVVATEQAVTKQIVIYTWLTVLATFALVPASGVIYAATALVAGAWFLLMAHQLYSGVRRGESVKPLRLFLQSNNYLAVVFCGLAVDSVLGWDTIGHTLFGWA
- a CDS encoding RDD family protein → MRNSVDYLGAEGDPRFPSPRRLRSLLAGITDLILIFGIVAAALWGLINRSGPDQTPSIFSAYALLLLLAFVQYFLLPSLLGASLGQLMCGLTLIRCTDASRPTLRDIARATLRNSTRAFRIRGIHALAPHLVVVRRRDLRIATASGSSGHTAAYEH
- a CDS encoding RraA family protein; translated protein: MGIDRLVAKFEAVDTTAICDADKSIRVMDSAIRPRSAQTRILGPAFTVRCRGDFFGVLRAIEEAEPGAVIVVDGGGAELAYAGELFARGALVRGLAGIIVDGGYRDIGYVRDCPLPIYSRFVTPMAGATAAPGELRIPVTCGGIRVDPGDLILADDEGIIVLDPEQADRLLDAAAAVKTAEAALVARLNAGQSLSAGLNVAAHAAALGKGEPSRLRFLD
- a CDS encoding bile acid:sodium symporter family protein: MNSSVVSTALPPALAVIMFGLGLSLTVADFARVTRAPKAVAIALTCQVLVLPAVAFVLVGLFDLPPLLAVGMMLLAASPGGATANLFSHLFRGDVALNVTLTAVNSLLCVVTVPLVTNLAIDRFAHDQAAELGLQFGKTMQVIAIVLVPVLIGMWVRRRAPGFAATMDRPVRIASIGILATLVFAAMLADRSALGGYFLDVGAVAALFCVLSLGIGYLVPRGFGIAAPQAIASSMEIGIHNSAVAITLAVSVLDSPRIAVPAAVYAVLMTPLAALAGTVITRTRLGAQREPAPSSPGGPA